The genomic stretch GCCCGCCGCCTGACGCGCTTCGCCGCCGAGGATGTCGGCATGGCGGATCCGCGCGCGCTGCCGCTCGCGATCGCGGCGTGGGAGACATACGAACGGCTCGGTTCGCCCGAGGGGGAGCTCGCGCTGGCGCAGCTGGTCGTGCACCTGGCGACCGCGCCGAAGTCCAATGCCGTCTATGCCGCCTTCGGCGCGGCGATGCGCGCGGCGAAGGAGACCGGGTCGCTGATGCCGCCCGCGCATATCCTGAACGCGCCGACGAAGCTCATGCAGGAGATCGGCTACGGCGCCGGCTACCAGTACGACCACGATGCCGAGGAAGGCTTCTCGGGCCAGGACTATTTCCCCGACGGGATGCGGCGCCAGGCCTTCTACCGCCCGACCGACCGCGGCGCGGAGGCGGCGGTGGCGGAGCGGATGGCGCAGTGGGACGCGCTGCGGCGCAAGCGCGGCCGCGGCTGACCGGCCGCCGCCGGGACCCCGCACGCCGCAGGGCGCGCGCTGCGGTGCCCACAGGACGGGCCGGCTGACGTCCCGCGTCGCGTTCACCAACAGTTGATGTTTGCCCGGCTCATGTTACGCTCGGCCAGCCGAAGGGGCTCTGGCCGAAAACCGACGCCCTCTATCCAGTCATCGCAGACGCAGTTTGGGAGAAGACCAGATGTCGTTTTCGCGGTTCGGCGGAGGCATGAACAAAACCTATCAATTCGGCAAAATGGCGCGGGACGCGCATTCAGTCTATCGATTCTGGGACAGCTTTTCGTCTTCGCCGGAGGCCGGTGGACGGTTCCGAAACCCAAGGACACATACCTTCGGGAGTGAAGGCAGCAGCGGCGCCTTCACCGGCGGCGGAGGTGGTGGCGGGGGTGGTGGCGGCGGCGGCGGCGGCGGCGGCGATGGCCCGCGCTTCCGCACGGTGTTCTGGGGCGAGGTCCCGGACCCGCATGTCGACACGCAATGCTTCTTCGACATGCTCGAAGGCTATGGCGAACGGCACTACTGGGATGCCGCAATCACGAATTCCGTGGAATCGGGTGGCGACTACGCCGCCATGAACGGCGCCTTCGAACACGCGCGCTCACGCGGGATGCTGCTGAACAGCGACCGGATGTGCACGCAGTTCGGCTACACGCTCGCGGAGTTCGAGATCGACAACTGGGACGCCGTCGAGGCGATCCTGGGCACGATCTACACGCCGCGGCGCCTGCTGGACCTGACCGGCATCTACAAGTCGGCGGGCGGCGCGCCGAACATGGCGCAGACGCGCAGCACCAACACCGAATAGCCGGCAGCGGACGGCGCGGCCGCCTCGCGACCGCGACCGGCGCGCGGCGGATCAGCCGCGCTCGACCTGGAACTGGTCGATATCGTTGACGCCGAGGAACGCGTCTTGATAGGCGGTGTTCAAGGCGCGCAGGAAGGGCACCACGTCATCGGTGCCGATGCGATACTCGCCCATGTTCGGGTCGAAGAAATAGAAGCTCCGGTTGAAGCCGAGCCCGAAGGTGCCGTGCGAGCAATAGGACGCCATCATGTGGGCGGCGCGGCCCGTCGTGGTGCTCAACCCCATGTTGTAGAGGCCATAGGCACCGTTCGTCGTGGCGCCGGGGACCAGCGCGTCGATCGAGGCGGGCCGCGGGTTGTCCACCACCGTGCCGCGGATGATGCGCAGGACATAGGTCGCCAGGGCACCCCCGAACTAGCCACGGTAGAGTTCCTCGGTGCCGCCATCGCGGGCGGCGATCGATGAGAGTTCGCGCGCCGGGCGCAGTCGCGCCCGAAGCGGCGTTGACGATCGGCCGCGCGCTGCGTCGCGCGCCGCGTCATCCTTGGACCAGTTCGACCGAGCAAACGTGCTTGATGGCCTCGAACGTGCGGCCGTAGGCCTCGCTCCACGCTTTCAGGTACGCGCGGCCCTGGTCGGTGCCCACGCGATATTCGCCCATGTTCGGATCGAAATGATAGAAATGGCGATTGCGGCCGAAGGTGCCGTGCGAGGCATAGGACGCCGTCCAGTGCCCCACCGACGAACCCCTGTCGATCAGCCAGATGTAGTGCAGCACATAGGCGCCCGCCTCGCCCGCGGGTTCCCACATCAGGTCGGCGTCGCCGGCGGCATCGGAATGCGCGCCCTCGGAAATGGTCGAGGGCCTGATACGCAGCACGTAGGCGCGCAAGGCGTCGGTCAGCATCGCATCCAGGTAGTCGTTCCACCCGCTGCCTGACGCCGGGCTGACATTGTGGATGTCCTGTGTCCGGCCGCCCCACCTGAAGCCCGGGCCGCTGATCAGGGTCGCCGCGCGCTGCTCGGGCGTCTCGTTGTGGAACATCATCCGCCGCGCCAGCCATGTCAGCGACAGGCCCAAGCAGATGCCGCCGCGCTTGTCGTCGGTCAGCGGGGCGTCATACAGCGCCTGGAAGATCTGGTCGTTCCCCAGGATCGAGCCCTGGTCCATCGAGAAGGTTTTCGTGTAGCCGGCAACGTCCATGGTGCTGTCGTCCTGTTGGTGCGTAGGGGTATTGGTCGGAAGGCGCCACGCATCCGCCTGCAGGTGCGTGGATCGTTCAGCGCCGCGGTGGGGTCGCGGAGCGGATCAGGGTGTTCTGAACGCGAGCCATGCGGCCGCGGCGTCAAGCGGCCTCCGACCCTTGCCCGATCCGCGTCAGGGCCTGCCGAGCGCGGGCCAGTGAACCCGGCGGGATCTGCCGCGCCATGTGGTCGCGGCACCGGTGGACCGAGGGATGCAGCAGCCGGCCCGCGACCGCCGGGCCGAACGCGGAGCGGAGGCCTGAACGCTGAGAGGACGGCGCGCCACGCGCAGCAGCGCCGCCGCTGGCGGTCCTGCGCCCGTGCGCGCCGGCGCGCTTCGTCAGCGCACCACCTCGAAGGCGGCCACGTATCTGAGGCCGAGGAACTGTTTGTCGTAGGCCTCGAACATGTTCCAGGTGAAATCGAAGGAGTCCTTCGCGCTGATGCGGTACTCGCCCATGTTCGGGTCGAAAAAGTAGAAATGCTTCCCGCCGAGCATCGAGCCGTGCGACGAATAGCTCGCGACCATGTGGCCGGCATCGCCGGTGGTCGTCGACAGCCCGATGCTCCAGAGCGCGTAGGTCCCGGTCTCGTCCACGACATCGGTCGCGGTGTCCGAAAGCTTGCGGAAATCGCCGCTGAAGACCGACTTGCAGTTCGTCCCGACCCGCAGTGCGAAGGCGCGCAGGGCGTCGCCATACATGGCGGACATGGCGGAGTAGGTGTCACCGCTGGCTCCGCCGGCCGCCAGGTGGATGTCCTGCGTCCTGCCGCCCCAGATGAAGGCTGCATTGGTGAACAGCGCGTTCGCGCGCTGCTGGGCGGTCTCGTCGTGGAACATCATCCGCCGCGCCAGCCAGATCATCGACAGTCCGGTACAGATGCCCTGCCGCTTCGGATCGCTGGTCGGCGAATTGTACAGCGCCTGGAAGATCTGGTCGTTGCCGAGGAACTGGCCCTGGTCCAACGCGAAGGTCTTCGAGTAGCCGGCGACTTCCATGTTCGTGCGTCTCCCTGCCCGGCGGCAGGCTAGCCGCGCCGCTCCTCACGGGCAATGATCGGCAAACGGCACGACAGGGTGTCCATGCAAGGTTTCACAGCATCAGCGGTGCTCCTTGTCGCCGCTGGCGGCGCGATCGGATCGGTGCTGCGCTACGTGGTCTCCCTGGCCGGGCTGGCGCTGTTCGGCGCGGCGTTTCCCTGGGGCACGCTGGCGGTGAACATCATCGGCAGCGGCGCGATCGGTGCGCTCGCGGGGCATGGCATCGACGGCAACATGCGCGCGCTGCTGGTGCCCGGCGTGCTCGGCGGCTTCACCACCTTCTCGGCCTTTTCGCTCGAGGCGGGGTTCCTGTGGGACCGCTCGCCGCTGCTCGCGGCAGCCTATGTGGTGCTGAGCGTCGGGCTGGGCATCGGCGCCTGCGCCGCGGGGTTCTGGCTGTTCCGGCGGTAGCGTGCCGCCGCGTCAGGCGCCGCGCCCGGACCAGATCCGCGCGGGGATGAACACCTCGCCCTGCATGATCTTGCGCGCGGTGCGCAGCGTGCCGCCGCCCAGCACCTCCACGCCGTCGTTGCCGGTGCGCCGCGTGCTGATTACGGCCTCCATCTGCCCGGTCGGGTGTTCGATCACCACCGTCTCGCGTTCGTTCGGCCCGATGCGCGCGAGCGGGTGCGCGACCGTGCCCGGCAGCATCGCGGCGGTGGCGATGCAGATGCCGCCCGTCACCGCCATCGCCTCGTGGCACGCCAGCGGCGTGAAGTAGCGCGCGGCGATGCCCTGCCCGCCCGCCGGTTCGGCCACCATGGCGAACTTTGGCATTACCTTGCCGGCCACGTCGCCCATCCCCATCGCGACGCCGGCGGCGCGGCGGATCGCTTCGATGCGCGCCATGAAGTCGCGGTCGGCGTCGAGTTCCTTCGCGGTCTCGCGCGCCGTCTTGCCGAGATCGGCCGCGCGCGCGATCACCACGGGCATCGCGACATCGAGGCAGGTGACGGCCACGCCATCGATGACATCCTGCGCGTGGCCGGTGGGCATCAGCGACCCGGTCGCACCACCCACCGCATCGGCGAAGTTCAGCACCACGGGGGCGGCGGTGCCGGGCACGCCGGCGATCGCAGTGTCGCCATCATAGGCCACCTCGCCGCCCGGGGTCTGCACCACGGCCTCGATCAGCGCACCGGTGTTGACGGCGCGGATCAGCACGGAGGTCTCGCCATCATGCGACGGCACCAGGCCCTTCTCGATCGCGAAGGGACCGATGCCCGACAGCATGTTGCCGCAGGTCGGCCCGAAATCGACGAAGGCCTTGTCCACCGAGACCTGCGCGAACAGGTAGTCGACCTGCTGCGCCTCGCCCGCCGCTGCCGGGGAGACGATGCAGACCTTGCTGGTCAGCGTGGTGGCGCCACCCAGCCCGTCGATCTGCCGCGCATCGGGCGAACCCATCGCCGCCAGCAACACCTGCGAGATCTCCTCGCGCGTCGGCGGCAGGTCGGCGGCCAGGAAATAAGGGCCGCGGCTGGTGCCGCCGCGCATGAAGGTGCAGGGGATGGCGGTCTGGCGGGTCATGGGATCGGGTCCGGGTCAACGTCGCGCGACAGGATAGGGCGCGGCGCCGGATGCGTCTGCACCCCGCGGCGCACCCGGAGCCCCCTGCCATTCGCCTTGGCGCGCGGCGACCGCGCCGGCGCCTGCCGTCGCGAGCATCCAGACCCGATCGGGCGATTCCGTTCGGATCGGGATGTGCTCCGGGCGGCGCACGGGCGGACATCGCGCTTGGCTTCGCCGGCCGGCGGGGCGATATCTCCGCCATGCCTGTCACCACCCGTACCGTCTGGGCCTCCGAGCGCGATACGCGCCTCGACCGCTGGTTCCATCGCCACTTCCCCCAACTGACGCAGGGCGCGCTACAGAAGATGCTGCGCACCGGCCAGATCCGCGTGGATGGCAAGCGCGTGGAGGCCAATACCCGCCTGCTGGGCGGCCAGCAGGTGCGCATCCCGCCCATGCCCGAGGGCCAGGCCCCCAAGGCCGACCCCAAGCCGGTGAACGAGCACGACGCGTCCGAGATGCAGCGCATGGTGATCTACCGCGACGATGCGGTGATCGCGATCGACAAGCCGCAGGGCCTTCCGGTGCAGGGCGGCCCCGGCATCGCCAAGCATGTCGATGGGCTGCTGGATGCGCTGCGCTTCGGCTCGGACGAACGCCCGCGCCTGGTGCATCGGCTGGATCGCGACACCACCGGCGTGCTGGTGCTGGCGCGCACGCCCGCGGCGGCCTCGGCGCTGGCGCGGGCCTTCCGCGGCCGCGATGCGCAGAAGACCTACTGGGCTGTGGTGGTCGGCCGACCGCACCCGCTGGAAGGGCGCATCGATATGGCGCTGGCCAAGCAGGGCGGGGCGCATGGCGAACGCACCGTGCCCTCGGATGCGCGGGACGCGACGCGCGCCGTCACGCTGTATCGCGTGATGGATTCCGCGCAGAAGCGCGCCGCGCTGCTGGAACTGACACCGCTGACCGGGCGCACCCACCAGTTGCGCGTGCACTGCGCCGCCGCGCTGTCCTGCCCGATCCTGGGCGATGGCAAGTATGGCGGGGCGGCCGCGCATCCGGACGGCTTCGGCGACCGCACGCTGCACCTGCATGCCCGTGCACTGCGCCTGCCGCACCCCGATGGCGGCGTGCTGGAACTGGCCGCGCCGCTGCCGCCCCACATGCGGGAGACCTTCACGTTCCTCGGCTTCGACAAGCCACGCACGCCCGCCTGCCGGCGGGTGGCCTGACCGCGATGCGCCGCGGCGCCGCATGGGCCCTGGGGGGGCTGGCGGGGGTGGCCCTGCTGGCGGGCGGGGGCGTCGTGGCGCTGGTCGCGGCGGTGGATGCCGGGAGCCTGACCCCGCGCATCACGTCTGCCATCGAGGCCGCCACGGGCCGCGCGGTGAGCCTCGGCGCCGTCGCGCTGCGCCCGGGCCTCGTGCCGCGGATCGAGGCGCGCGACGCGACGCTGGCCAATCTGCCCGGCGGCACCAGGCCCGAGATGGCGCGCATCCGTCGCCTTGAGGTACAGGTGGCGCTGCTGCCGCTGCTGCGCGGCGCGGTGGATATCCGCGCCATCGCCATCGAAGGTGCGGACATCCTGCTGGAACGCACGCCGGAGGGGCCGAACTGGGTGCTGCGCCCCGCCCCGAGGCCCGAGGCGGCGCCCGCCGCGCCCGGCCCGGGACCGGCGCCGGCGGCCGCCCGGCGCAGCCTGGCGATCGCGGGGCTGACCATCACCGACAGCCAGGTCGTGCTGCCCGACCCGCGGCTGGGCACGCTCGGCGTGGTCCGGGCGCGGCTGACGGGCGTGGTGGGAGGCGGGCCGGCGGCGCTCGAGGGCGAGGTGGTGCTGCACGGCGTGCCCGCGCAGCTGACCGCCGAGGCCGGCGCAGTGCCGGTCACGCCCGAAACGCCGTGGCGCGCGGCGCTGGCCGTGGGGCCAAACCGGATCGCAGCCGAAGCCCGGCCCGGCGAGGCGGTCGCGGTGTCGGCCACCGTGCCGGACCCCGCCGCGCTGCGCCCGCTGGCCCAGGCGGCGGCCCCGGGCGTGGCCCTGCCGGCCTCGCTGCCCGCGCTCGAGGCCGCGGCGCGGGTCGGGCCCGGGTTGGCGCTGTCGGACCTGGCGGTGACGATCGGCCCGCTGGCGCTGGATGCGGCGATGCCCGGGCTGGTGCTGACACGCCTGGTGGCGCGCGCGCCGGCCGCGGACGCGGCGGTGGAGATCACCGCGGAGGCGACGCGCGCGGGGGTCGCGCTGCGCGGCACGGCGCGGGTGGAGCCGCTGGCCGCGCTGCTGCCCTGGCACCCGGTGGAGCCGGCGCAGGTTACCATCGAGGCCGAGGCCGCGGGCGCCACGCTTCGGGCGGAGGGCACGCTGGCGGAGCCGCGCAGCCTGGCCGGCGCCGCGTTCGACCTGCGCATC from Roseomonas fluvialis encodes the following:
- a CDS encoding YopT-type cysteine protease domain-containing protein — encoded protein: MEVAGYSKTFALDQGQFLGNDQIFQALYNSPTSDPKRQGICTGLSMIWLARRMMFHDETAQQRANALFTNAAFIWGGRTQDIHLAAGGASGDTYSAMSAMYGDALRAFALRVGTNCKSVFSGDFRKLSDTATDVVDETGTYALWSIGLSTTTGDAGHMVASYSSHGSMLGGKHFYFFDPNMGEYRISAKDSFDFTWNMFEAYDKQFLGLRYVAAFEVVR
- a CDS encoding fluoride efflux transporter FluC; protein product: MLLVAAGGAIGSVLRYVVSLAGLALFGAAFPWGTLAVNIIGSGAIGALAGHGIDGNMRALLVPGVLGGFTTFSAFSLEAGFLWDRSPLLAAAYVVLSVGLGIGACAAGFWLFRR
- a CDS encoding 4-oxalomesaconate tautomerase — encoded protein: MTRQTAIPCTFMRGGTSRGPYFLAADLPPTREEISQVLLAAMGSPDARQIDGLGGATTLTSKVCIVSPAAAGEAQQVDYLFAQVSVDKAFVDFGPTCGNMLSGIGPFAIEKGLVPSHDGETSVLIRAVNTGALIEAVVQTPGGEVAYDGDTAIAGVPGTAAPVVLNFADAVGGATGSLMPTGHAQDVIDGVAVTCLDVAMPVVIARAADLGKTARETAKELDADRDFMARIEAIRRAAGVAMGMGDVAGKVMPKFAMVAEPAGGQGIAARYFTPLACHEAMAVTGGICIATAAMLPGTVAHPLARIGPNERETVVIEHPTGQMEAVISTRRTGNDGVEVLGGGTLRTARKIMQGEVFIPARIWSGRGA
- a CDS encoding RluA family pseudouridine synthase; the protein is MPVTTRTVWASERDTRLDRWFHRHFPQLTQGALQKMLRTGQIRVDGKRVEANTRLLGGQQVRIPPMPEGQAPKADPKPVNEHDASEMQRMVIYRDDAVIAIDKPQGLPVQGGPGIAKHVDGLLDALRFGSDERPRLVHRLDRDTTGVLVLARTPAAASALARAFRGRDAQKTYWAVVVGRPHPLEGRIDMALAKQGGAHGERTVPSDARDATRAVTLYRVMDSAQKRAALLELTPLTGRTHQLRVHCAAALSCPILGDGKYGGAAAHPDGFGDRTLHLHARALRLPHPDGGVLELAAPLPPHMRETFTFLGFDKPRTPACRRVA